One stretch of Nycticebus coucang isolate mNycCou1 chromosome 7, mNycCou1.pri, whole genome shotgun sequence DNA includes these proteins:
- the SSB gene encoding lupus La protein, with protein MAENGDNEKMAALEAKICHQIEYYFGDFNLPRDKFLKEQIKLDEGWVPLEIMIKFNRLNRLTTDFNVIVEALSKSKAELMEISEDKTKIRRSPTKPLPEVTDEYKNNVKNRSVYIKGFPTDATLDDIKEWLEDKGQVLNIQMRRTLHKAFKGSIFAVFDSIESAKKFVETPDQKYKDTDLLILFKDDYFAKKNEERKQNKAEAKLRAKQEPEDKQKLEDAAELKSLEEKIGCLLKFSGDLDDQTCREDLHVLFSSHGEIKWIYFVRGAKEGIILFKEKAMEALDKAKDANNGNLQLRNKEVTWEVLEGEVEKAALKKIIEDQQESLNKWKSKGRRFKGKNKGNKATQPGSAKGKVQFQGKKTKFDSDDEHDENGATGPVKRAREETDKEELPAKQQKTENGAGDQ; from the exons ATGGCTGAAAATGGTGATAATGAAAAAATGGCTGCTCTGGAGGCCAAAATCTGTCATCAAATTGAG TATTATTTTGGAGATTTCAATTTGCCACGGGACAAATTTTTAAAGGAACAGATCAAATTGGATGAAGGCTGGGTACCTTTGGAGATCATGATAAAATTCAACAG GTTAAACCGTCTCACAACAGACTTTAATGTAATTGTGGAAGCACTGAGCAAATCCAAGGCAGAACTCATGGAAATCAGTGAAGATAAAACTAAAATCAGAAGGTCTCCAACCAAACCCCTCCCTGAAGTGActgatgaatataaaaataatgtaaaaaacagATCTGTTTATATT AAAGGCTTCCCAACTGATGCAACCCTTGATGACATAAAAGAATGGTTAGAAGATAAAGGTCAAGTACTAAATATTCAGATGAGAAGAACATTGCACAAAGCATTTAAG GGATCAATATTTGCTGTGTTTGATAGCATTGAATCTGCTAAGAAGTTTGTAGAGACCCCTGACCAAAAGTACAAAGACACAGACTTGCTAATACTTTTCAA GGATGattactttgcaaaaaaaaatgaagaaagaaaacaaaataaagcagaagCTAAGTTAAGAGCTAAACA AGAGCCAGAAGATAAACAAAAGTTAGAGGATGCTGCTGAATTA aaatctcTAGAAGAAAAGATTGGGTGCTTGCTGAAATTTTCAGGTGATTTAGATGATCAGACTTGTAGAGAAGATTTGCACGTCCTTTTCTCAAGTCACGGTGAAATAAAATGGATATACTTTGTCAGAGGCGCAAAAGAG GGGATAATTCTGTTTAAGGAAAAAGCCATGGAAGCATTGGATAAAGCCAAAGATGCAAATAATGGCAACCTACAATTAAGGAACAAAGAAGTGACATGGGAAGTATTAGAAGGAGAAGTGGAAAAAGCagcattgaaaaaaatcatagaagacCAACAAGAATCTCTAAATAAATGGAAGTCAAAAG GTCGcagatttaagggaaaaaataagggTAATAAAGctacccagcctgggtctgctaaaggAAAAGTGCAGTTTCAGGGCAAGAAAACTAAATTTGATAGTGATGATGAACATGATGAAAATGGTGCAACtg GACCCGTGAAAAGAGCAAGAGAAGAAACAGACAAGGAAGAACTCCCagcaaaacaacagaaaacagaaaatggtgCTGGAGACCAGTAG